A genome region from Brooklawnia propionicigenes includes the following:
- a CDS encoding fluoride efflux transporter FluC has translation MIALGVAVFGGLGAGARFMLDGFLTERVHGPVPLATLIINTLGSLLLGVLTGWIAVGGPVDVKTIAGVGFCGGFTTFSTASVELARLVRAGRRPAAAGLGAVMLIVCLIAGLAGIALGGLLG, from the coding sequence ATGATCGCGCTGGGAGTCGCGGTGTTCGGGGGGCTCGGCGCCGGCGCCCGCTTCATGCTGGACGGTTTCCTCACCGAGCGGGTCCACGGGCCGGTGCCGCTGGCCACGCTCATCATCAACACGCTCGGGTCGCTGCTGCTCGGCGTACTGACCGGCTGGATCGCGGTGGGCGGTCCAGTGGATGTCAAGACCATCGCCGGGGTGGGTTTCTGCGGTGGGTTCACCACCTTCAGCACCGCCAGCGTCGAACTGGCCCGGCTCGTGCGCGCCGGCCGCAGGCCTGCCGCCGCAGGGCTTGGCGCGGTCATGTTGATCGTCTGCCTGATCGCGGGACTAGCCGGCATCGCCTTGGGCGGTCTGCTGGGCTGA
- a CDS encoding uroporphyrinogen-III synthase codes for MKPLLLIRPDHNEADAGALAEVGIASVTEPLLQIVPVADSGPARALAHRLSEVDSLTWLVVTSPRTWKRWRIAVTELDSVLTEALARGLNVATVGAKTASSLPAAARDRTIIPSGISAEDMLGFLLEQTPGTALLPASARARRVLPDGLTAAGWQVQQAAIYGTVARRDVRLPALDGLGGVVVRSASAASALANLVPQPPGDFTVFAVGPVTSGRCRDLGWQPVEISSTQPGAVARAIAGHLRADGGMLEQ; via the coding sequence ATGAAGCCCCTGCTGCTCATCCGCCCCGACCACAACGAGGCGGACGCCGGCGCTCTGGCGGAGGTAGGCATCGCATCCGTGACCGAGCCGCTGCTGCAGATCGTCCCCGTCGCGGACAGCGGGCCGGCGCGCGCGCTGGCACATCGCCTCAGTGAGGTGGACTCACTAACCTGGCTGGTCGTCACCTCGCCACGCACCTGGAAGCGATGGCGGATTGCGGTCACTGAGTTGGACTCAGTTCTGACCGAGGCGCTGGCCAGGGGGTTGAACGTGGCCACCGTGGGCGCGAAGACCGCCTCGTCGTTGCCGGCGGCCGCCCGAGACCGGACGATCATCCCGTCCGGCATCAGTGCCGAGGACATGCTCGGTTTTCTGCTGGAGCAGACCCCCGGTACCGCATTGCTGCCGGCGTCGGCCCGGGCCCGGCGGGTGCTGCCCGACGGGTTGACTGCGGCAGGTTGGCAGGTTCAGCAGGCAGCGATCTACGGCACCGTGGCTCGCCGTGATGTCCGGTTGCCCGCGCTCGATGGTCTGGGCGGGGTCGTGGTGCGGTCGGCCAGCGCCGCGTCTGCGTTGGCAAACCTGGTTCCGCAGCCACCGGGCGATTTCACGGTTTTCGCGGTGGGCCCGGTCACCAGTGGTCGTTGCCGCGATCTCGGCTGGCAGCCGGTCGAGATCAGTTCTACGCAGCCGGGCGCAGTAGCCCGGGCAATCGCCGGTCATCTCCGGGCAGACGGGGGCATGCTGGAACAATGA
- a CDS encoding fluoride efflux transporter FluC, with translation MTATPAPSPARPPHLRPQLIGLVMLGGAAGTAVRNAIENAFAASGDHLLPWATFGINISGAFLLGLLSELLALIISNEQRRRVLQLTFGTGVLGGYTTYSTFALETVRLGETNHPIAAAGYAVGSVVLGFVAAYLAMLGTRRMVGIAERGQR, from the coding sequence ATGACAGCCACCCCTGCCCCTTCGCCCGCGCGTCCACCCCATCTGCGTCCCCAGCTGATCGGGCTGGTCATGCTCGGCGGCGCCGCCGGCACAGCGGTCCGCAATGCCATAGAGAATGCCTTTGCGGCCTCCGGAGATCACCTGCTGCCGTGGGCCACCTTCGGCATCAACATCTCGGGCGCCTTTCTGCTGGGCCTGTTGTCGGAGTTGCTGGCGTTGATCATCTCGAATGAACAGCGGCGGCGGGTGCTCCAGCTGACCTTCGGCACCGGCGTGCTGGGCGGCTACACCACCTACAGCACCTTTGCGCTGGAGACTGTGCGGCTGGGCGAGACCAATCATCCGATCGCGGCGGCGGGCTACGCGGTGGGCAGCGTCGTCCTGGGTTTCGTGGCCGCCTATCTGGCGATGCTGGGCACTCGCCGGATGGTCGGGATCGCGGAACGAGGCCAGCGATGA
- the hemB gene encoding porphobilinogen synthase, translating into MYLVQRPRRLRQTPAVRRLVAETRLHPADLVLPMFVVEGLDEPRPITAMPGVVQHSLSSLAEAAVEAQAAGVGGLMLFGIPLIKDSIGSQATDPQGILAKGVRVLAEAVPQLPIIADLCLDEFTDHGHCGVLDARGRVDNDATLLRYQEMAIVLAEAGATMVGTSGAMDGQVAACRTALDGAGHTDTMIMAYGAKYASAFYGPFREAVDSSLQGDRRAYQQDPANAVEAIREVQLDVDEGADIVMVKPGLPYLDVLAAVAAEVTIPVASYVVSGEYSMIEAAAANGWISRKPTILEALTCVRRAGASILVTYWATEVAGWLKEN; encoded by the coding sequence TTGTACCTTGTCCAGCGTCCCCGCCGGTTGCGTCAAACACCTGCCGTAAGGCGTCTGGTCGCTGAGACCCGGCTGCATCCGGCCGATCTGGTGCTTCCGATGTTCGTCGTGGAGGGTCTGGACGAACCTCGGCCGATCACCGCGATGCCGGGCGTGGTACAGCACAGCTTGAGCAGTCTCGCCGAGGCGGCCGTCGAGGCGCAGGCTGCCGGTGTCGGTGGGCTGATGCTGTTCGGGATCCCGCTGATCAAGGATTCGATCGGGTCCCAGGCGACCGATCCGCAAGGAATCCTGGCCAAGGGCGTTCGAGTACTGGCCGAGGCGGTGCCGCAGCTGCCGATCATCGCCGACCTGTGTCTGGACGAGTTCACCGATCACGGTCACTGCGGGGTCCTCGATGCGCGGGGGCGGGTCGACAACGATGCGACACTGCTGCGCTATCAGGAGATGGCCATCGTGCTGGCCGAGGCCGGGGCAACCATGGTGGGTACCTCGGGGGCGATGGACGGCCAGGTCGCGGCCTGCCGAACCGCGCTCGACGGCGCCGGACATACCGACACCATGATCATGGCCTACGGCGCGAAGTATGCGTCCGCGTTCTACGGCCCGTTTAGGGAGGCCGTCGATTCATCGCTGCAGGGCGACCGGCGTGCCTATCAGCAGGATCCGGCCAACGCGGTCGAGGCGATCCGGGAGGTTCAGCTGGACGTCGACGAAGGCGCCGACATCGTGATGGTCAAGCCCGGCCTTCCCTATCTCGACGTTCTCGCGGCGGTAGCCGCCGAGGTCACCATTCCCGTGGCCAGTTATGTGGTGTCGGGCGAGTATTCGATGATCGAGGCGGCGGCGGCGAACGGCTGGATCTCGCGCAAGCCGACCATCCTGGAGGCACTGACCTGCGTGCGGCGCGCCGGTGCGAGCATTCTCGTGACGTACTGGGCCACCGAAGTGGCCGGCTGGCTGAAGGAGAACTGA
- a CDS encoding universal stress protein, protein MNTTPQPAIERITPFAGNPLVVGIEPGQPDIVVVTAARLAETLKAKVYFAYADPQRITEREFPDGTVQHGGLDPDFSGDEIWQARRDQLVAAVHKTLGEAPIEWEFRYLAGRADRALTHLARAVDASMIVIGTRRPGSSGRVKRLLQGTLGRHLAHHQHRPVLMIPTSVVDWKIPLE, encoded by the coding sequence ATGAACACGACTCCACAGCCGGCCATCGAGCGCATCACGCCATTCGCCGGGAATCCTCTGGTGGTCGGCATAGAACCGGGCCAGCCGGACATCGTCGTCGTCACCGCCGCCCGACTCGCCGAGACCCTCAAGGCGAAGGTGTATTTCGCCTACGCCGACCCACAGCGGATCACCGAACGCGAGTTCCCCGACGGCACTGTGCAGCACGGCGGCCTTGATCCCGACTTCTCCGGCGACGAGATCTGGCAGGCCCGGCGGGACCAGTTGGTCGCTGCCGTGCACAAGACGCTGGGCGAGGCACCCATCGAGTGGGAGTTCCGCTACTTGGCCGGACGCGCCGACCGCGCCCTGACTCATCTGGCCCGCGCGGTGGACGCCAGCATGATCGTCATCGGTACTCGACGCCCGGGAAGCAGTGGCCGGGTGAAGCGGTTGCTGCAGGGCACCCTAGGCAGGCACCTGGCCCATCATCAGCACCGTCCGGTGCTGATGATCCCTACCTCTGTCGTCGATTGGAAGATTCCGCTGGAATGA